A single region of the Halobacterium wangiae genome encodes:
- a CDS encoding carbon-nitrogen family hydrolase has product MRLALAQLHVEPAAVDANVERAVDAVYEAAGEGADLVCLPELFNVGFFAFDSYERRSESLDGETLKTVRDAAVEAGVAVLAGSIVEDLSATAAGPAEEGLANTSVLFDADGERRLVYRKHHLFGYESAEAKLLTPGEDLQTADLLGFTVGVTTCYDLRFPELYRELVDDGVDLVLVPSAWPYPRVEHWQLLPKARAVENLAYVAAVNGSGDFADASLVGRSTVYDPWGTTLASTDDDPDIVYADVDPERPASVREEFPALRDRRC; this is encoded by the coding sequence ATGCGACTGGCACTCGCCCAGCTCCACGTCGAACCCGCGGCCGTCGACGCGAACGTCGAGCGCGCGGTGGACGCCGTCTACGAGGCGGCCGGCGAGGGCGCGGACCTCGTCTGCCTGCCGGAGCTGTTCAACGTCGGCTTCTTCGCGTTCGACAGCTACGAGCGCCGGTCGGAGTCTCTCGACGGTGAGACGCTGAAGACGGTCCGCGACGCCGCCGTGGAGGCCGGCGTCGCCGTCCTCGCAGGGTCGATCGTCGAGGACCTCTCGGCGACGGCTGCCGGCCCCGCCGAGGAGGGGCTGGCGAACACCAGTGTGCTGTTCGACGCCGACGGCGAGCGCCGCCTCGTCTACCGGAAACACCACCTGTTCGGCTACGAGTCCGCGGAGGCGAAACTGCTCACGCCGGGCGAGGACCTCCAGACGGCGGACCTCCTCGGGTTCACGGTGGGCGTCACGACCTGCTACGACCTCCGGTTTCCGGAGCTCTACCGCGAACTCGTCGACGACGGCGTCGACCTCGTGCTGGTGCCGTCGGCGTGGCCGTACCCTCGCGTCGAGCACTGGCAGTTGCTCCCGAAGGCCCGCGCCGTCGAGAACCTGGCGTACGTCGCCGCGGTAAACGGGAGCGGCGACTTCGCGGACGCCAGCCTCGTGGGGCGCTCGACGGTGTACGACCCGTGGGGGACGACGCTGGCGAGCACGGACGACGACCCGGACATCGTCTACGCGGACGTCGATCCGGAGCGTCCCGCGTCGGTCCGCGAGGAGTTCCCGGCGCTCCGCGACCGCCGCTGCTGA
- a CDS encoding DUF7525 family protein, producing the protein MTTGSAQETDMGVGIGLVFGLLAAAAAIYTFVAPGQFESALGFGAAVALASLCVAAIHAWG; encoded by the coding sequence ATGACGACTGGGTCCGCTCAGGAGACAGACATGGGCGTCGGCATCGGCCTCGTGTTCGGCCTGTTGGCCGCCGCTGCCGCCATCTACACGTTCGTCGCGCCAGGACAGTTCGAATCGGCACTCGGCTTCGGCGCCGCGGTGGCGCTCGCCTCGCTGTGCGTCGCCGCCATCCACGCCTGGGGGTGA
- a CDS encoding ROK family protein: MTYYFGVDVGATTTRCLVTTPELERVAHVSRPTAQGPTADAFTAGIDAVVEETFAVSGVAPGEVAGVGIASFGPLNADAGVVAETPNLDADLRNVPLRETVAGHFPGDTSVAMLNDAVAGAVAEHREGGDDANVVYLTLSSGVGAGVVVDDQLLRGRGGNAAEVGHFTLDPDSQRRCGCGGTGHWEAFASGENIPAYALELRDEEGFETALPTTREELSAAAVFDAAGEDPLATEVVDRVGRWNALGVANLVHAYAPDRVAVGGSVALNNPDDVVEPIRERVGDHLMVDAPAIHLTEFGDDVVVTGAVLAAVRAVRAGD; this comes from the coding sequence ATGACCTACTACTTCGGTGTCGACGTCGGAGCGACGACGACCCGCTGTCTCGTCACGACTCCCGAACTAGAGCGTGTCGCTCACGTCTCGCGACCGACCGCGCAGGGCCCGACTGCCGACGCGTTCACTGCCGGCATCGACGCGGTCGTCGAGGAGACGTTCGCGGTGAGCGGCGTCGCTCCCGGGGAGGTCGCCGGCGTCGGTATCGCCTCGTTCGGCCCACTCAACGCCGACGCGGGCGTCGTCGCGGAGACGCCGAACCTAGACGCGGACCTGCGGAACGTTCCGCTCCGCGAGACGGTCGCCGGCCACTTCCCCGGGGACACGTCCGTCGCGATGCTGAACGACGCCGTCGCGGGGGCCGTAGCTGAGCACCGCGAGGGCGGTGACGACGCCAACGTGGTCTATCTCACACTGTCCAGCGGCGTGGGCGCCGGCGTGGTCGTCGACGACCAGTTGCTCCGCGGCCGCGGCGGCAACGCGGCCGAGGTGGGACACTTCACCCTCGACCCCGACAGCCAGCGCCGCTGTGGCTGTGGCGGCACCGGCCACTGGGAGGCGTTCGCGAGCGGCGAGAACATCCCCGCCTACGCGCTCGAACTGCGCGACGAGGAGGGTTTCGAGACGGCGCTGCCGACGACGCGGGAGGAACTGTCGGCGGCCGCCGTCTTCGACGCTGCCGGCGAGGACCCACTGGCGACGGAGGTCGTCGACCGCGTCGGTCGGTGGAACGCGCTCGGCGTCGCGAACCTCGTCCACGCGTACGCACCCGACCGGGTCGCCGTCGGCGGGAGCGTCGCGCTCAACAACCCCGACGACGTGGTCGAGCCGATCCGTGAACGGGTGGGCGACCACCTGATGGTCGACGCGCCTGCGATCCACCTGACCGAGTTCGGCGACGACGTCGTCGTCACTGGCGCCGTTCTGGCGGCGGTTCGCGCAGTGAGAGCCGGCGACTGA
- a CDS encoding CoxG family protein, with amino-acid sequence MTVRVERTFDLSASPEDVWAFISDPEKRASVISVVDSYEREGDTTTWHVRLPIPVVKSTIPVETRDVETEAPRYVRFVGKSRIFNVTGEHEIEDREGGSRLVNRFVVDGKVPGVEPFFKRNLDDELDDLRIALEAEG; translated from the coding sequence ATGACAGTTCGGGTCGAACGGACGTTCGATTTGTCGGCGAGTCCCGAGGACGTGTGGGCGTTCATCTCGGACCCGGAGAAACGTGCGAGCGTGATCAGCGTCGTCGACAGCTACGAGCGCGAGGGGGACACGACGACGTGGCACGTGAGGCTCCCGATTCCCGTCGTCAAGAGCACGATCCCCGTCGAGACCCGCGACGTCGAGACCGAGGCCCCGCGGTACGTGCGGTTCGTCGGGAAGTCCCGCATCTTCAACGTCACCGGCGAACACGAGATCGAGGACCGCGAGGGCGGGTCCCGGCTCGTCAACCGGTTCGTCGTGGACGGGAAGGTGCCGGGCGTCGAACCGTTCTTCAAGCGCAACCTCGACGACGAACTCGACGACCTCCGGATCGCCCTCGAGGCGGAGGGCTGA
- a CDS encoding DUF7522 family protein, with translation MTEARSSLVDSLHEHVDDSLRIVGYHGGNSWTVDYVREDLQGTYETDVVDEIADDLLLNVVANERQETLYELGDMRATVRLFDQGFVVHVPLGQRDGCLVSVDDDADVRGRELVELVRRVEA, from the coding sequence ATGACAGAGGCACGGAGCTCACTCGTGGACTCGCTCCACGAGCATGTCGACGACAGTCTACGCATCGTCGGCTACCACGGGGGCAACTCGTGGACGGTCGACTACGTGCGGGAGGACCTGCAGGGGACGTACGAGACGGACGTCGTCGACGAGATCGCGGACGACCTGCTGTTGAACGTCGTCGCCAACGAGCGACAGGAGACGCTGTACGAACTCGGCGACATGCGGGCGACAGTCCGACTGTTCGACCAGGGCTTCGTCGTCCACGTGCCGCTGGGCCAGCGCGACGGCTGTCTCGTCTCGGTGGACGACGACGCGGACGTGCGGGGCCGGGAGCTTGTCGAACTCGTCCGCCGGGTCGAGGCGTGA
- a CDS encoding DUF7528 family protein: MAAEPDGGDIRVTVDGEELALSREHAAELRDAVGDALTRREEFFRTACEHREDGTYVVERRGADSTGNSTVFDSFAEVRRLFERLPPTFDADALSSAGVTGSRRHMLVRHFAEHPSFPCTLSSRNPLEAEKTS; this comes from the coding sequence ATCGCCGCCGAGCCAGACGGCGGCGACATCCGCGTCACCGTGGACGGCGAGGAACTCGCGCTCTCCCGCGAGCACGCCGCCGAACTGCGCGACGCCGTCGGTGACGCACTGACGCGCCGCGAGGAGTTCTTCCGCACTGCCTGTGAGCACCGCGAAGACGGCACGTACGTCGTCGAGCGCCGCGGCGCCGACTCCACGGGCAACTCCACGGTCTTCGACAGTTTCGCGGAAGTCCGGCGACTGTTCGAACGATTACCACCCACCTTCGACGCCGACGCGCTGTCGAGCGCGGGCGTCACGGGGTCCCGACGACACATGCTCGTGCGGCACTTCGCCGAGCACCCGTCGTTCCCGTGTACGCTGTCGTCGAGGAACCCACTGGAGGCGGAGAAAACTAGCTGA
- a CDS encoding phosphate signaling complex PhoU family protein: METRKVQRLGPSTLAMTLPAEWARKQNVEKGDEVTVRESGKGSLTVTPESAHGEETEATIHAENFDAGAVERAIVGQYVLGRRIIHVESEDALESEHINAVYKAETQLMGLGVVEETPTRITIRCSVDPEDFDLDNLLERLENTGSTMRGEAVKALAHGSPDLAQRALNRERQANKIFVLLLRLIFTAYQNPSLARAVGLDDGFPLIGYRSVAKNLELVADNAEDIAETVLETEGNTLDVDQQTMRRIREFTDQVDEITAEAVDAVVTRDYDATVEVRKLFAEIGDREGDILADLPEMDNADLLEVREVLVSLQQSAQYSMRNAEIAANLGLNEQSSHTTIS; this comes from the coding sequence ATGGAGACCCGGAAAGTCCAGCGACTCGGTCCGTCGACGCTCGCGATGACGTTGCCGGCGGAGTGGGCGCGCAAGCAGAACGTCGAGAAGGGCGACGAGGTGACCGTCCGCGAGAGCGGGAAGGGGTCGCTCACCGTCACGCCCGAGTCCGCCCACGGCGAGGAGACGGAGGCCACCATCCACGCGGAGAACTTCGACGCCGGCGCCGTCGAGCGCGCCATCGTCGGCCAGTACGTCCTCGGCCGTCGCATCATCCACGTCGAGAGCGAGGACGCCCTCGAGTCCGAACACATCAACGCGGTGTACAAGGCCGAGACCCAGTTGATGGGACTCGGCGTCGTCGAGGAGACCCCTACCCGGATCACCATCCGGTGTTCGGTCGACCCGGAGGACTTCGACCTCGACAACCTCCTCGAGCGACTGGAGAACACGGGCTCGACGATGCGCGGCGAGGCCGTGAAGGCGCTCGCCCACGGCAGCCCGGACCTCGCCCAGCGCGCGCTCAACCGCGAGCGCCAGGCGAACAAGATATTCGTCCTCCTGCTCCGGCTCATCTTCACCGCCTACCAGAACCCGAGTCTCGCGCGCGCCGTCGGCCTCGACGACGGCTTCCCGCTCATCGGCTACCGCTCCGTGGCGAAGAACCTCGAACTCGTCGCGGACAACGCCGAGGACATCGCGGAGACAGTGCTCGAGACGGAGGGCAACACGCTCGACGTCGACCAGCAGACGATGCGGCGCATCCGCGAGTTCACCGACCAGGTCGACGAGATCACCGCGGAGGCCGTCGACGCCGTGGTCACGCGGGACTACGACGCGACCGTCGAAGTCCGAAAGCTGTTCGCGGAGATCGGCGACCGCGAAGGCGACATCCTCGCCGACCTCCCCGAGATGGACAACGCGGACCTCCTCGAAGTCCGTGAGGTGCTGGTGAGTCTCCAGCAGTCCGCGCAGTACTCGATGCGGAACGCCGAGATCGCGGCGAACCTGGGGCTGAACGAGCAGTCCAGCCACACCACAATCAGCTAG
- a CDS encoding DUF7123 family protein, whose protein sequence is MSDDYTDEERRILDYLRESVEKGERYFRSKNIADHLGLSSKQVGVRLSELDEKSEDVDIEKWSRSRSTTWRVEPA, encoded by the coding sequence ATGAGCGACGACTACACCGACGAGGAACGCCGCATCCTCGACTACCTCCGGGAGAGCGTCGAGAAGGGTGAGCGCTACTTCCGCTCGAAGAACATCGCGGACCACCTCGGCCTCTCCTCGAAACAGGTCGGTGTGCGGCTGTCGGAACTCGACGAGAAGTCCGAGGACGTCGACATCGAGAAGTGGAGCCGGTCGCGGTCGACGACGTGGCGCGTCGAACCCGCCTGA
- a CDS encoding DUF4397 domain-containing protein, with product MAIGAVAQTGQSSTQETDDEQNSAYLRVVHAAPDAPAVDVSVDNETVLSDVSFGNVSDYLTLESGTYNVTIAAADDPDTVVFDGEVTLDPGSVTTVAASGEISEDAETSFEPVLYNDTAITPADDESALRVVHLSPDAPAVDVTTDNGSVVLAENVSYQNASEYMTVPEGDYTVEIRAASEDNDGEVVTTADVSLEGGTAYSAIAAGYLNPDDAPADTPFEVIPAEDASKTIQLPSESNETDGSDTTTTTTTTESNTTTTTTETTTEPGTTTTESNTTATTTTEPGTTTTTTTAESNTTTTEAGP from the coding sequence ATGGCGATCGGAGCCGTCGCGCAGACCGGGCAATCGAGTACTCAAGAGACAGACGACGAACAGAACAGTGCGTACCTCCGCGTCGTCCACGCCGCACCCGATGCGCCAGCGGTAGACGTCTCGGTCGACAACGAGACCGTCCTGTCTGACGTGTCGTTCGGTAACGTCAGCGACTACCTCACGCTCGAGTCGGGTACGTACAACGTCACCATCGCCGCGGCCGACGACCCGGACACCGTGGTGTTCGATGGCGAGGTCACGCTCGATCCGGGTTCGGTGACGACCGTGGCTGCCAGCGGCGAGATCAGTGAGGACGCGGAGACGAGCTTCGAGCCCGTCCTCTACAACGACACCGCCATCACGCCGGCAGACGACGAGTCGGCGCTCCGCGTCGTGCACCTCTCGCCCGACGCGCCCGCCGTCGACGTCACGACGGACAACGGGAGCGTCGTGCTCGCCGAGAACGTCAGCTACCAGAACGCCTCGGAGTACATGACCGTCCCCGAGGGCGACTACACCGTCGAGATCCGCGCTGCGTCCGAGGACAACGACGGTGAAGTCGTCACCACGGCCGACGTCTCACTCGAGGGCGGAACGGCCTACTCTGCCATCGCGGCGGGGTACTTGAACCCCGACGACGCACCGGCGGACACGCCGTTCGAAGTGATCCCCGCCGAGGACGCCAGCAAGACGATCCAGCTTCCCTCGGAGTCGAACGAAACGGACGGATCAGACACCACCACCACCACTACTACGACAGAGTCGAACACCACGACCACCACGACAGAGACCACGACAGAGCCGGGCACCACCACGACTGAGTCGAACACTACCGCCACTACAACGACAGAGCCGGGCACCACCACCACCACTACCACGGCAGAGTCGAACACCACCACGACCGAAGCGGGACCATAG
- a CDS encoding DUF5786 family protein, translating to MGFGSYDESEQGSQDTEIDEDATVTRENDHDGDVNFDSGADSDELIDRLQSMKSDEDA from the coding sequence ATGGGTTTTGGTAGCTACGACGAGTCCGAGCAGGGGAGCCAGGACACGGAGATCGACGAAGACGCCACAGTTACCCGCGAGAACGACCACGACGGCGACGTGAACTTCGACTCAGGTGCCGACAGCGACGAACTCATCGACCGCCTCCAGTCGATGAAGAGCGACGAGGACGCCTAG
- a CDS encoding LEA type 2 family protein, which yields MDARALLFGSKLRIVATVVFGLGLTVGGAFLAGVVGVPSVERIDNRFGDVNETDTAIETDLVVHNPNPVGVRLGNMDVNYTVTMNDVAMAQGTKRGVGIGTGNSTVNLTTYLQNERIPAWWTSHIRNGEHTDLAVSANVKSGTLGRSATFQPATESIDTDLVGEFNSSEDRPVNSNMALVDDPVVVIRQTNASWGTVTDSETPIRIEFGVYNPKATPVAISNVGYDITMNDVQMGSGETEETETIPGKTYRVVETRTVIDNEQLDDWWVSHVENDQTTELRIDFYAEIEPPGTDETFRAELDELTHTETIETDFFGTKGDTASDDTDDSNSTEDTTTTTTSDEQSTTTTTTSTSTTTTTEENTTTTEDDGILALDPLFATSSVVSPTTTQ from the coding sequence ATGGACGCGCGAGCGTTGCTGTTCGGCAGCAAACTACGGATAGTCGCGACTGTGGTGTTCGGTCTCGGACTGACCGTCGGCGGCGCCTTCCTCGCTGGCGTCGTCGGCGTCCCGAGCGTCGAGCGCATCGACAACCGGTTCGGGGACGTCAACGAGACGGACACCGCCATCGAGACGGACCTCGTGGTGCACAACCCGAACCCGGTCGGAGTCCGGCTGGGTAACATGGACGTGAACTACACGGTGACGATGAACGACGTCGCGATGGCCCAGGGGACCAAGCGGGGCGTCGGTATCGGCACCGGCAACTCGACGGTGAACCTGACGACGTACCTCCAGAACGAGCGCATCCCCGCCTGGTGGACGAGTCACATCCGGAACGGCGAACACACGGACCTCGCCGTCTCCGCGAACGTGAAGTCCGGAACACTCGGCCGGTCGGCGACGTTCCAGCCGGCGACCGAGTCCATCGACACGGACCTCGTCGGCGAGTTCAACTCCAGCGAGGACCGCCCGGTGAACTCGAACATGGCCCTCGTCGACGACCCGGTGGTGGTCATCCGCCAGACGAACGCCTCGTGGGGCACCGTCACCGACAGCGAGACGCCCATCCGCATCGAGTTCGGCGTCTACAACCCGAAGGCGACGCCGGTCGCCATCTCGAACGTCGGCTACGACATCACGATGAACGACGTGCAGATGGGGTCCGGTGAGACCGAGGAGACCGAGACCATCCCGGGGAAGACCTACCGCGTCGTGGAGACGCGGACCGTCATCGACAACGAGCAACTCGACGACTGGTGGGTGAGCCACGTCGAGAACGACCAGACGACGGAGCTCCGCATCGACTTCTACGCGGAGATCGAGCCGCCGGGCACGGACGAGACGTTCCGCGCGGAGCTCGACGAACTGACCCACACGGAGACCATCGAGACGGACTTCTTCGGCACGAAGGGCGACACCGCGTCCGATGACACGGACGACTCGAACAGCACCGAGGACACGACCACCACGACGACCAGCGACGAACAGTCCACGACGACTACGACGACGAGCACGAGTACGACGACAACGACGGAAGAGAACACGACGACTACAGAGGACGACGGCATCCTCGCGCTGGACCCGCTGTTCGCCACCTCGAGTGTCGTGTCACCGACCACCACGCAGTAG
- a CDS encoding EamA family transporter — MQTGLLLAVSAALLFGVYLFAAKRYFERYPAPTFVLLANLAGLAWYTPFGWATMPAAPLGEFDPATFTLLVGSSVATGFAVLAFFRALKLGDVSYVAPISKIVPVFVLPLEILLLDEHMTPLQVGGVVVLTVAIYVANYQSGALLDPFRRAVTTPAARLAVASAAIFGLVDVSKRLLMQELAVPPQVYVPVLLTTVAATMVPFALRAWPRGSPRGDLRKWVGVGVLVAGAQHLTAVAFQTLSASIASPLVNTQAVVAVVLGGVLLDEPRFRTRLLAAALVVGGVTLVSLP, encoded by the coding sequence GTGCAGACTGGTCTCCTCCTCGCCGTGTCGGCCGCGCTCCTCTTCGGCGTCTACCTCTTCGCAGCGAAGCGCTACTTCGAGCGCTACCCCGCGCCGACGTTCGTGCTGTTGGCGAACCTCGCGGGGCTGGCGTGGTACACGCCGTTCGGGTGGGCGACGATGCCGGCCGCGCCCCTGGGAGAGTTCGACCCGGCGACCTTCACGCTCCTCGTCGGGTCGTCAGTCGCGACGGGGTTCGCGGTGCTCGCGTTCTTCCGGGCGCTCAAACTCGGCGACGTCTCCTACGTCGCGCCCATCAGCAAGATCGTCCCCGTCTTCGTCCTCCCGCTGGAGATACTCCTGCTGGACGAACACATGACGCCGCTCCAGGTCGGCGGCGTCGTCGTCCTCACCGTCGCCATCTACGTGGCGAACTACCAGTCGGGAGCGCTCCTCGACCCGTTCCGGCGCGCGGTAACCACGCCAGCGGCCCGCCTCGCGGTCGCGAGCGCGGCCATCTTCGGTCTCGTGGACGTGAGCAAACGCCTGCTGATGCAGGAACTCGCGGTGCCACCTCAGGTGTACGTCCCGGTGCTGTTGACGACGGTGGCCGCCACGATGGTGCCGTTCGCCCTCCGGGCGTGGCCCAGGGGGAGTCCTCGTGGTGACCTGCGGAAGTGGGTGGGTGTCGGCGTACTCGTCGCCGGCGCGCAGCACCTCACGGCGGTCGCGTTCCAGACGCTCTCCGCGAGCATCGCGTCCCCGCTCGTGAACACGCAGGCCGTCGTCGCGGTGGTGCTCGGCGGGGTGCTGCTGGACGAACCCCGGTTCCGCACGCGCCTCCTCGCGGCCGCGCTCGTGGTCGGCGGCGTCACACTCGTCTCGCTCCCCTGA
- a CDS encoding ATP-NAD kinase family protein — translation MRTVGVVVNPIAGMGGRVGLKGTDGKVAEARERGAEPRAPDRAREALAVLYERAPDTELLAYGGEMGEHAAREAGFDPVVVGQASEEETTAADTWAAVREYVGRGADLILFVGGDGTATDVAEALAELDAAAVPVLGVPAGVKVYSSVFAVTPAAAGRVAATFDSTERREVSDIDEDAYRGGEVRTRLTGVVEVPVAEDLQSAKQVHSGSTAALAEGAAADVRPGVTYVLGPGGTVGTIADELGVDGSPLGVDVYRDGELVVRDGSERELLDALGEENVVFVSPIGGQGFVFGRGNHQISPAVIRRSEVRVVASPRKLDETGVLRVDTGDDEVDESLRGWTKVRTGRFEERMVKVV, via the coding sequence ATGCGAACTGTGGGCGTCGTCGTGAACCCGATCGCGGGGATGGGCGGTCGCGTCGGCCTGAAAGGGACCGACGGGAAGGTCGCTGAGGCCCGCGAGCGGGGCGCGGAGCCACGGGCCCCCGACCGCGCGCGGGAGGCGCTGGCGGTTCTCTACGAGCGCGCGCCCGACACAGAACTGCTCGCGTACGGTGGCGAGATGGGCGAGCACGCGGCCCGTGAAGCAGGCTTCGACCCCGTGGTTGTCGGTCAGGCGAGCGAGGAGGAGACGACGGCCGCGGACACCTGGGCAGCGGTACGGGAGTACGTCGGACGTGGCGCCGACCTGATTCTGTTCGTCGGTGGCGACGGCACTGCGACTGACGTCGCCGAGGCGCTCGCCGAACTCGACGCGGCGGCGGTGCCGGTGCTGGGCGTCCCCGCTGGCGTGAAGGTGTACTCGTCGGTGTTCGCGGTGACGCCGGCGGCCGCCGGTCGGGTCGCGGCGACGTTCGACTCGACGGAGCGCCGGGAGGTCAGCGACATCGACGAGGACGCCTACCGCGGCGGCGAGGTCCGAACGCGCCTCACTGGCGTCGTCGAGGTGCCGGTGGCCGAGGACCTCCAGTCCGCCAAGCAGGTCCACTCCGGGAGCACCGCCGCACTCGCGGAGGGGGCCGCGGCCGACGTCAGACCGGGTGTCACGTACGTTCTGGGTCCGGGCGGGACCGTCGGCACCATCGCCGACGAACTCGGCGTCGACGGGTCGCCCCTCGGCGTGGACGTCTACCGGGACGGCGAACTCGTCGTCCGGGACGGCAGCGAACGGGAGCTCCTGGACGCGCTTGGCGAGGAGAACGTCGTCTTCGTCTCGCCCATCGGCGGTCAGGGGTTCGTCTTCGGGCGCGGCAACCACCAGATCTCGCCCGCCGTCATCCGACGGAGCGAGGTGCGCGTCGTGGCCTCACCCCGGAAACTCGACGAGACGGGCGTGCTCCGCGTGGACACCGGCGACGACGAGGTGGACGAGTCGCTGCGTGGCTGGACGAAGGTGAGAACTGGTCGCTTCGAGGAACGGATGGTGAAGGTCGTCTAG
- a CDS encoding aldehyde dehydrogenase family protein encodes MTYQHYIDGEWVEGHGDETFVSTNPANGETLGEFHQGTPEDVADAAAAADAVEEEWQSLSRINRAEYLWDIYQELKDRHQELGEVVTKECGKEISEGKADVAEAWHMVEWAAGDARHPSGDVVPSEIPSKDAYMRRKPRGVVGCITPWNFPVAIPFWHMAVALVEGNTVVWKPAEQTPWCGQIIAEMFEDAGIPDGVFNMVQGFGDAGAAIVDDDRVDTVLFTGSAEVGQEVAQKVAEQPGKLAACEMGGKNGIVVTENADLDIAVHSAVMSSFKTTGQRCVSSERLIVHEDVYDEFKERYVEIAEKIAVGDPLDEGTFMGPAIEPGHVEKISKYNELAREEAKNVLVDRTEFDEDEIPAGHEDGNWVGPFVYEVDYSPDLRSIKEEVFGPHVALIEYSGDIERAVEIHNDTPYGLAGAVISEDYRQINYYRDNAEVGLAYGNLPCIGAEVQLPFGGVKKSGNGYPSAREVIEAVTERTAWTLNNSKDIEMAQGLSADIKMQDD; translated from the coding sequence ATGACGTACCAACACTACATAGACGGCGAGTGGGTGGAGGGTCACGGCGACGAGACCTTCGTGAGCACCAACCCAGCCAACGGCGAGACGCTCGGCGAGTTCCACCAGGGGACACCCGAGGACGTCGCAGACGCCGCGGCAGCCGCGGACGCAGTCGAGGAGGAGTGGCAGTCGCTCTCGCGCATCAACCGCGCCGAGTACCTCTGGGACATCTACCAGGAACTCAAGGACCGACACCAGGAACTCGGCGAAGTGGTGACCAAGGAGTGCGGCAAGGAGATCAGCGAGGGGAAGGCCGACGTCGCCGAGGCGTGGCACATGGTCGAGTGGGCCGCGGGCGACGCCCGCCACCCGTCCGGTGACGTGGTACCCTCCGAGATCCCGAGCAAAGACGCCTACATGCGCCGCAAACCCCGCGGCGTCGTCGGCTGTATCACGCCGTGGAACTTCCCGGTCGCCATCCCGTTCTGGCACATGGCCGTCGCGCTCGTCGAGGGGAACACGGTCGTCTGGAAGCCCGCCGAGCAGACGCCGTGGTGCGGACAGATCATCGCCGAGATGTTCGAGGACGCCGGCATCCCGGACGGCGTGTTCAACATGGTACAGGGCTTCGGCGACGCCGGTGCGGCCATCGTCGACGACGACCGCGTGGACACCGTGCTGTTCACGGGCTCCGCGGAGGTCGGCCAGGAGGTCGCCCAGAAGGTCGCCGAACAACCCGGCAAGCTCGCCGCCTGCGAGATGGGCGGGAAGAACGGCATCGTCGTCACGGAGAACGCGGACCTCGACATCGCCGTCCACTCCGCCGTGATGTCCTCGTTCAAGACGACCGGGCAGCGCTGTGTCTCCAGCGAGCGCCTCATCGTCCACGAGGACGTCTACGACGAGTTCAAGGAGCGCTACGTCGAGATCGCCGAGAAGATCGCCGTCGGCGACCCGCTCGACGAGGGGACGTTCATGGGTCCCGCAATCGAGCCGGGCCACGTCGAGAAGATCAGCAAGTACAACGAGCTCGCCCGCGAGGAGGCCAAGAACGTGCTCGTCGACCGGACGGAGTTCGACGAGGACGAGATCCCCGCCGGCCACGAGGACGGCAACTGGGTCGGCCCGTTCGTCTACGAGGTCGACTACTCCCCGGACCTCCGCTCCATCAAGGAGGAAGTGTTCGGCCCGCACGTCGCGCTCATCGAGTACTCCGGTGACATCGAGCGCGCCGTCGAGATCCACAACGACACGCCGTACGGCCTCGCCGGCGCGGTCATCAGCGAGGACTACCGCCAGATCAACTACTACCGCGACAACGCGGAGGTCGGCCTCGCGTACGGCAACCTCCCGTGCATCGGCGCGGAGGTCCAGCTGCCGTTCGGCGGCGTGAAGAAGTCCGGTAACGGCTACCCGAGCGCCCGCGAGGTCATCGAGGCCGTCACCGAGCGCACCGCGTGGACGCTGAACAACTCCAAGGACATCGAGATGGCCCAGGGGCTCAGCGCGGACATCAAGATGCAGGACGACTAA